A region of Streptomyces paludis DNA encodes the following proteins:
- a CDS encoding MarR family winged helix-turn-helix transcriptional regulator, which yields MPDLYHGDENENDAAVNALRSAVMRLGRRLKHQRVDESLSPTEMSVLGTLARCGSATPGELARKEHVQPPSMTRIVALLEAKGLVRLEPHPDDRRQKVVSQTEQAEAMLEESRRKRNVWLASLAEGLDEDEWAKLRAAAPVLEKLAHL from the coding sequence ACGAGAATGAGAACGACGCCGCCGTGAACGCTCTCCGCTCCGCCGTCATGCGGCTGGGCCGGCGCCTGAAGCACCAACGTGTCGACGAGTCGCTGAGCCCCACCGAGATGTCGGTGCTGGGCACCCTCGCCCGCTGTGGCTCCGCCACCCCGGGGGAGCTGGCCCGCAAGGAGCATGTGCAGCCGCCGTCGATGACCCGCATCGTGGCGCTGCTCGAAGCGAAGGGTCTCGTCAGGCTGGAGCCGCACCCCGACGACCGTCGGCAGAAGGTGGTCAGCCAGACCGAACAGGCCGAGGCGATGCTCGAAGAGAGCCGCCGCAAGCGCAACGTCTGGCTGGCGTCCCTCGCTGAGGGCCTGGACGAGGACGAGTGGGCGAAGCTGCGCGCTGCCGCCCCCGTGCTGGAGAAGCTCGCCCACCTGTAA